The DNA sequence GACCTAAATATTGATTGAGTTGTAGATATAAATATGAGATATAAATGTATtaagcttccagaaaaaaaaaaagctctctaTGGCCTTGGGTTACTAAAGATTTCTTGATGCACAGGAAACTTAAATGAAAAGGGATTTTCAGAGCTGAcgtgatgatgcacacctttaatcccagtgcttggtgggcagaggcaggcagatctctatgagtttgaggtcagcctagcctacagagtgagttccacgacagccaagTTTATATTGAATGGACTCCTTGGAATTCCTTACTTTTCTTCCAATTAGTTTGGGAATGCTATGTAGACAAATGAATTTAGAAATTGAAATCACTTAAAGAAGGTAAAAGATCTTTGTGACTTGGAGAGCATTTCCTagcaaaacattttcaaaatgttccAAGGCAGGATGTTACAGCTACAGGAGGAAAGCACCGTTGACTCCCTGTACATGGTTATAGGTCCCAAACCTATAAACAcatgtgtgcttgtctgtgtgtggtaGTTCACACCTGGAAACCCCAAACACttaggaggattttgagtttcaGAACAATGTAAGCTATTGTCCTAATATTGTAATATCCTGTCTTAAAAGAgacagggggaggaagaagaggagaaagaaaggaggaaggaaagaagggagagatggagagaaagaagagaaaagaaaaatagcatgTGAACAAAGGAGGTCTTGGTGAAGATTTCTTAGAAAAGGAAGACAAGGAAACTCATTTGATATGAGGGACTGAAGCCAAGACTTTGTGCATAATAACTACACACTCTGTCCTGCTACAGGACAATGGTGAGCGGGAGCCACAAGCTATGGAAGAGTATGGCCCAGGTAAAGCAAACACAGAGAGGCTTCATTTGGCCTTAAAAGATCCAACTAAAaagattaatagaaaaaaataaatgtatgtatttggtAGATAATTCTGGCCTTTGTCTTCCTTACATAAAACAATGAGTtgtgttttaatgaaaatttaaatggcAAAAAAATTACATTCAAGATAGTAACTGTGCAGTTTGCTTACGACAATCAAGTTAATTGCTATAACTATTACCACTTTTGCTATACCTTAGATATGCAGTGATCATTCATTTTATAGGAACATCTGTTCCCTTCGAGTGGTTCATCATCATATATGTCTCCAAGTTCCTGGTACTCTGGTAACCACCATTCTCATCTGTGCCTATAGACTTGATTTCTTTAGACTccacaaggaaaagaaattgtCTAGCATttgcctctctcccaccctcttgtTTCCGTAAGCTTAGTGTCCCCAGGTTTGTCAATGTTTTGACAGGATTTGCTTCTTCTACCTATGGTTTTTTAATAATACACCCCTCCTGGGTTGTGTGTGTAACCCTTTCCCACTGGTGTCCACTTAGGTCATGTCTGCCTCATGGTTATTATAGGTAATGGTGTGATGCACATGGGAACACAGATACCTCTTCAAGATACTGATAATAACTTTCCTTTGATGTATATACCCAGAAAAGGAATTGCTGGATCAGAAGTGGTTCTCATTTCAAGTTTTGAGGAACCtttctgacattttttaaaaaaatgattttatgtgtatgggtgcttttgccttcatgtatgtctgtgtactacatgtgtgtctgatacttgtggaggccagaaaggctATCAGATCTCCTAGATCCGAAGTTACAAAAAAAATCTGAGCTACCAAGTGGGTGGTAGGAATGAAACTGAGGTctcctgaaagagcagtcagtgcctttaaccaccagggcatctttccagctcccttaATACAATGTTTCACCATGGTTATAATAATTTCCATTTCTAACATCAGCACAAGTTCTTCTTCACAtcctcattttattgtttttattttttaaatattatatttattctgtgtgtgtgtgtgtgtgtgtgtgtgtgtgtgtgtcttagatAGAACTTgatgcatgtatggaggtcagaggacaactcacaagagtctactttctctttctaccatgtggaacttagaggtgaaatctcaggttgtcaggcttggtaaaAAGCACCTCCATCCATTAAGCCATCCATCCCtataaccccccccccctttttttgataAACCACTGTACTAATAAGCAGAAGGTCATAATTTACTGtgatttgatttacatttctttgaTGATTGTAGTGTTGAGTACATTTTCACTCTGGTTGAGCATCTGTGTTTGCTGTGGGATGCCAATCTAAGTTCTTTTGTCATATggatttattgttgttattattgtattATAGTCACTCAGCTGCTGAGAGGCATAAGCCCCTCATATAGCTAGGATACTatgcacaacacacatgcacacacatgcgcacacatacactcatatctTTATAtcttgtgttttcctctattcTGTAAGATACCTTTGTTGACTGCTTCCTTTGTTGCACAAATTACTGTCTTGTTGTTCACAGTAGTGGATGAAACATCTTCAATAAGGCCAGTCATTTATTTGTCTGGGCTTGTGTGAGAACAGAGTGGTCTAACAGAATGAAATAGCTCCCAcagccccaaccccaccccctaGACATCATcagttgctgctgcttcttgggAGCACAAATCCTTCTGGGTCAGCAGCTTTCTCAGTCTCTGCAGTCTACAAATCAAGTCTCTCCAGCACTCTGTGGTGACAATTATGGGAAGAAGTGAAATTGATACAAACCGCAACCTTTCCCCCCAGAGGTACTGAAAGCAACGAAAAGCATCCTAAGTTCAGTTTAAAATTCATTATGTGCTAAGACTTCGGGGCTGGCTGTGTGTTTTCAGCCATGGAGTTTTCAGGAGGGTGGTTGTCTAGCACCTATAGACTCTTCCCAGAAACCTTAGAGTCTTGTTTAAACTCCTATCCcaccaaagaagaaacaaacatctGCTTCtctccatatcttttttttttaagggtccTAGTTTAGTTTTTACCTTGTTAATGACAAAACCAAGTGTGTTATTCCCAGTGCATGACTCTTGATAGATGGGGAATGTCTGAGACTACAGAGAGGAggcaacagaagaaagaataaaggggaattgttctttccaagcCAATATGATCCCAGCCTTTTCTCTTGATGGTCGTAGTTTGCAGTGGAACAGATGAGATTTCCCCTCTACACTTTAACAATTTACCCGAGTCTCTGATTCTTTACATCATTGATGAGAAAACAAATGTTATTGTGAAGAAAATTAGGAACACAGCTTACTTATACATTTCTGTGTTCTCCTTATTACCTTAATGAAAAAATTGTCATTTTCAGAATGAGAAAAACAAGATGACAAGTAGGACAATGGCATCAGAGATTTTCTCCTTAAGGAAAAGCCTTCCAAGGtgcccacacccacccacatgtGTATCATATGCATTTTATAATGATACAATTAAATGTAGTTATTGGGCTTAGGTCATTTTGTTGCTAAATAGACATAAATTATTTGAGAAtacatgcacttttttttttcaatcaacaAATTCAATGAAGAAGTGGAAGAtatttgtggtttcttctggaaatTTTTCTAGGAGCTTCTTTGTGTTTGGTTAATTCTTGGTGCTCCATACAGCCCCCAAATTAATAAGACAGTAGGCCTTATGTTCCACCCACACAGATGAACAATAGAAAACCTCCACACTACCTCTTCATCTTAACTGGTGTTAAATGTCAACTGTTTCTGACAGGTAACTGGCAGGGTGGTGTATTCAGACAGATCCATGAGTCTATTGCCGAGAGTAGGCAGTGAAACAGCTTCTCCTAAAAGTACCTGGCTCTTTGCTCACCACCTCTCTgtttccccatcccctccccaccaACCCCTACCCCTGTTTTCATACTTTCTAGCATTTCCTGACTCATGTTCCTATATCTGAATTTTTGTTGTATCTGTGCTTCGGCTTATGTGATTGTGTCAGATCCTGAGAGCTTGTGGTGTCTCAGGATTGCCTCTAGTTGAGAATTTACCTCCCAAGAGGTCATTTAAACCTAAGTTGATGACTTCTTTAGGGCCTGAGGAATTGCTCCTTAGTGCACTATCCTTCAGCAAAGCTTCAGGGGAAGATACAACAGAAAGAAGGCATCTTTGGTGAGAGTCAAGGGCCCTTTGAATGGATTTCCTTGACACTTTGTCACAGTTTAATTTGCAAACAGCCTACATTCCTCTTCCTAGAGAATTCTTCCAAATATCCTAGCCAATCCCCAGgctagagaaagaggaacagaagaacagaagaggaggaaaaagaataacAAGGCAATTTGGTATTAAGAGTAGAAAAGAGAGAATCTAATTCAGAGCTTTTAGCTGGagaaaagcatttgaaaaccTGTTACTCATACAAGACCACCCAGTCAGAATACAGGAGGACGTTATGCATGACCAGTCCCTCAGATGTCCCCTTGGTCACACCCTGCTCAGTGAAGTTATGTGGAACTGCAGCGGGTTTTGAAATGACCCAACCTCAAAAGAAACCTAGAGaggtttgggatttttgtttctcttgtttatCCACAAGGCAGGTTATTAAAGTGAAAACTACTTTCTACTTCTAATTtgtaatggtttttattttcttttcagagtaAACACTAAGGCTTGTGTACTAGACATGACTGGAAAGCCTGAAAACCCCTAAACTTGAACATTTGGAAAGGAGCTGGTGTAGAAGGAGCACGGGACTGTTCAATCAATAGCCTATGCAGCTCTTCCTGGTCTCCCTGTAAGGTCAAATCATCACTGCAGGGCTCAGCATCTAAGCTTTGTTCACCTTCTTTAGTGAACTTACAGACTGAGCAATATGAATGGTGGGcacaaggaggaaaggagaatgcCGTTTGGTCATTGTTAAATGCCTATTGGTTATTGTGCATGTGTCCAGGGGACCAGAGAGAGGTAAACAGGTGCAGAATTGGAATTCTGAAAATAATTAAGGAGCCATTTAGaagtctctgcctccagaatggcTTGGAACTATAAGTGGTCCTGTGGGATTGCTGTTTCTCAGGCCGGTTTTTGAACGCTAAATAATATAGCCACATCTGCAGAAATTGCTGTGCCTGGAGGTAAGGACCCTACTTCCTCTAAAGGCAGTTTTGACTATCTGTTATTCGTATTTGCTGACAACTTACTCTGTTTAGCTGAAACATTCATGGCAGACAAACAGTTAACCAAATATTCAACCATGTCAAGTCTACAGCCACATGCTTGTGTATCTTATTCACAAGGCAAAATTGCTttaatgtgtgtgtctgcacatgtgtagagagaaaagagagaaactcaCACAAAGAGGggccagaaagagaaacagagaggctaATGAATTGTATCAACCAAGGCAAGGGGATAATAAAACCCCATTGTTAAAAGCAAAGGTGTAGGTTAACCTGGGCTCAAATAACTTCTTTCTAACCCTTCAGTAGCACATTATCTAAGATACTAAAGTGCTAAATTGGCTAGATAAGAGATGTGCTAAGATGTAAGATCTTCTGaacaacaaggaaagaaaattgaaGTGAAAATTGCAATCTCCACCAGTGAGAGATTTAAGTGAGATGAAGTGAAAATGTTTACAATGGAAGGAATGCGAGGACATGTGAAGAGGatgatatttaataataaagattaaattGGAGACCTAGGAAGGAAAGGACTAAGCAGGCCAGAGTCACACAGCTCCACCAGGATGTGGGCATGGGGGGTGGGAACAGCTTTAGGAAGCTTACCAGACTCAGCAACAGCCCTACTGAACACTGAGCTTACGACTGATGTCAAGGCAGTggtaacagattttttttttcctgaaagagcAGTGGAATGATAGTTACAGGAGACTACCGTCACCTGTACAAGAGCTCCATCTCACTGATAGAGAGACAAGAAGGCATACAGATAGACAGGAGAACACAAAGGCTGTGTCCCAGAGCCAGAGGTTTGGGAGCTGGGATTGGTGgagacaaaacagagaaagacagaaagatgttAAAGAGCACGTCTTTAAGGAAACATCTGTGTGAAGGTAACCAAGGCTGTTGAATGAACATCTTAGaacaaaaagactgaaaaaataaTTGCCACTATGTGATTATAGGCTCATGTGAGAGGGCTCAGCTAAGTTGCTTGTCATGGAAGGGTAGTGGCAGGGGGATTCCTGGGGGTTGCCTGTCATCCAGCCTAGCTGAGTCAGGAAGTTCCAttttcagggagagaccctgtcttataaaCTCAGGTAGAaaacaattgaagaagacacccagtATTAACCTCTggcccatcacacacacacacacacacacacacacacacacacacacacacacacacacacacacacacacacacacacacacacacacacacacacacacacacatacacacatacacacgatcTAAAGTTAGCCTACCATTTGACCCTAAACTAACTACTTACAATCTCATTGACCTTAAGACTCCATTATGAAAGTGGGGTTAGCAGTACTATCTCTTGAGGACTGAATGTGCTATTATATGCAAAAATTCTTGGACTCTCCCCTGGAACACAGGATAGTTATAAGTGTTAGCAAGTCACTGGGCTCTGGGGGCAGCTTCAGGAGTGGCCCTGAGTTATGTAGAGAGCTTCTAGCTTGCTCTTGCAGCCTGTCCATATGTATAATGGCTGCATAATATATACAAGGTGGCAAAGGTCCTACTTAGGGGACAACTGTCCCACCTTGGAGGGTGGCTAAATATGAGTTAAACTAAGGACAACAGTAACAACCTTTGAGGTTTCGAATTACTTTGTGCCAGtttcttgtctttaaaacaaGATCTGCtgcccaccgtgtgtgtgtgtgtgtgtgtgtgtgtgtgtgtgtgtgtgtgtgtgtgtgtaagacttcTGTGAGATCAGCTGTGAATGTACCTGGAAATGCAGCACATTTCACTACAAGCTTTCTGAGTGTGAATCTGCCTTGTCATGTCCAAGGTGGATGGCAGGACCAGACACTTGCTCTGGGGAGGGCGACCTTGTGGAGAGAGAGGCCCTGACTATCTTCACAGCTGTTGGCAGAGAGGACTTGGATTCAGCTTTCCTCAGAACCAAGGATTCAGCTTTTGGGTCATAGAGGAAATGGACGCTTTTCTATCTACATAGGTGTGGACAGAATATCATAGATGGCCATCTGAGTCTCTAACATGAAACCGTGAGATAGGAAtgcattttttctctttccatgggGGTCTTTTGTTTCTAAAGGAAGGACTTTCTGGCCAATGGCAAAAGAATACAAAAGACTGATAGACTGTCTATTATGGCTGCTGGTGCCACTGTCCCCTTCCTGAGTTGGCTCACTTGCTCACTGTGGTGACTCTAACCCCATGACTCTAACTTGGCTACCCTTTAGGACCACGATGAATCTGGATGTGAGTACACTTTCCCCCACACCTGTTAAGTCTCCCTACAGAcctgataccttttttttttctgcagactTCACATTTATAGACCCTCCCCACATCACAGGGTCCAAGAGCTGCTGAACTGGTCTCTTCTTGACTTTCTCCTATTCATGCAGGGAGAGCATGGAAGAGCCAAGCACACAGCCAGCTACAAATCCCAACTCAGGCCTTCCTCAGAaatcccttcctctttttctttcacatCTGCTCGGCCAAGTCTAACAGAGAAGTTCCTGCAGGTCCCAATATATGTCTTAACAATGTTggggctccctccctccctccctcccaatcaTGTGTTAGAAAGGGGTTTTATGATACAAATTTGATAATCTCCCATGCACATTGGCACTATTCTCATTGAAGTTGTAAGCCCATAAAATTCAAGCCCTTTGTCTTCCTGAAGGCCACATGGTTTTAAAAGATACTATTGTCCTGTCTAACACCCACTACATTGTCTCCAGGGACTGATTAAACAGAGTTCTGAATTGAAACAGTGAGGATTTTGTCTAGGTCCTTTTTAGGCCTGACAATGCCTTTTTCAGTATCCAACACAAAAGGAGGTTTAAGGATGGAGATTCTTCTAAGATAGCCACATCCATATGGAAGACAAGGTGACAGGCAGCTGAGACCCAAATGTaccatccacccacccccatcccaggtGACAACCTcgcatcctcctcctcctcttcctcctcctcttctttcccttcctcctcctcctcctcctgttcttcctcctcctcttcctcctcctcctctttccctttcttctcttcttccttctcttcctcttcctcctcctcctctttccctttcttctcctcttcctcctcctcttcttcctcctcctcctcttcctcttcttcttcctcctcttccttcttgggtGAGAAAGCAAGGACTTTTACCAAGCCCAATGCCTATTCTTCAGACCTCATCAGGGGCCTTGTTCCTGTCCCTGGACCTATTGGAtagctctctcctctttctgaaATGGGTTTCCAGAAATAAGCTCACAGCTTCAGAGACAGCGACTGCCTACCCTGGAAGTCCTTCCTCTCTATATACTCAGGAAAAGAACAAACTGAGGCCTGGGGTGGAAATGTGCACAGCTGACTGGCCTCTTACTAGCCCATGGCACCCCAACATAGCATTACTAAATCTCCAGGCCCTCTTTCCCTAGGGTTGCCTGGAAGCAGTGCCCCGGACCAGTCATTCCCATGgccctttttatttcttcactaCCACTCCTCAATCCTCAAGTTCTAGAAACAGCCTTGAGCCAGGACCCTGTTTGCCAGGGCAGGATTCACTTTCAGTCTCTGAGCTAAAGAACCACCAGCTTCACTCTGCAGAGGCATCACCAGTTGACCGACCCCCAGATTTGCCTTGGTCACCTCCCTCcactccctttccttcccaaaatCTTGTTGGGACTTCATTCTGATCTACAGTTTAACCGGTGGTGGGCCTCAGTGTTAATGGTTTTCCCACCTCCAGTCAAGAGAAACCAGTTCCCATTTCTTTAGTGGCAGGAGCGCCAGGGACCCAACCCTCCACAGTATACTCTAGCACCACAAATCAAGGGGAAAACActctatttcttatttaaaaataagttgctTCATACAAGtggctatttaaaaataaacaattaatgcTCAAGAAATAAAATCTAGCTCTGGGATTGGCGGCGGGGCAACGATCAATCAGGAGTTGGAGAAAGTCCCTCGCGTGTGTTTTCTGCGATTGCTGGTTAGGGCAACCCAGGGACCCAGGACTTAAGAAGGGCTCCTGCATGGGTCACCTCCTGACTTTGGTGCGGCTGTAGCTCTACTGTGGCGGGAGGGCCAAACAGCAATGTCCCAAGTCTAGGCACCCCGCAGCAGCTtcaccagttccaggagaccagAGCTGGTGGTGCTAAGTGCTGGTAGGCAGGGAAGAGGCCTAGCGCCGAGCCTGGTCCAAAGGCTGCGTAGCCCGGCACTGGGCACGCAGTGGCCGCCGGGCGTGCGCTGCACTTGTCCTGGGGCACCGCAGCTGACCCCTCACCCCTGCCGTTGCACGGTGACCGATCGGGAACCAGCACGGGTACCATTACGCGGCGCAGCAGGCCGGGAGCGGCGTGCAGATCAGCTGATGCTGCCATATCCGCAGACTCGGTGATCCCCGGCGCTCGCCCACGCTTCAGCTTGTAGCGGTGGTTCTGGAACCAGATCTTGACCTGCGTGGGCGTGAGGCGCAGGAGTCGAGCTAGATGTTCACGCTCGGGCGCCGACAGGTAACGCTGCTGCCGAAAGCGCCGCTCCAACTCCAAGGTCTGGGCCTTGGAGAACAGCACCCGccgcttcttcctcttctctgggtCGGCGCCCGGGGACGCCCGCCCGAGGGAAGTCAGCTGCGACGAGTCTGCAGGGCTTGTCTCCAGGCCGCTCTCATCCGAGGCTGGGAACCACAAAGCAGACATCGCCTGGTGAGAGGCCAGCCTCTGCGAGTGTCGGGGACCTGTCTCCTACCCTTGCCTCCGCCTGGAGTCCCCATTCCCTTGCTCCGGGCTTTGAGAACCATTTGCTTTGCTGGATTCACGTCTGGGTACCCATGTCCCCTAGTCTTACGACCTCATCCATAATACAAGAGTGACCAGCAGACCTGAGATGATGCCCCAGAGAAACCCACCCTGAGGCCCTCTTACAGGAACTGCAGCTGAGCTAGCAGACTAGTTTTCCACAAGCTGGGTCACCAATACGGGCCATCTCTGTTTTGACAAAGTTTGCAAAGCCCTGGGACACAAAAGGATGGTTTCAAATCTTTAAACATCTCGACCTTTTCCGATCGTCAGACACCAAAACCACTACCTTCAGCAGCAGTCCAGGTCCACGGATCTACTCTCAGGATGTGCGGACCTGGACGCACCACCTGTCGGTTTGAGGACTACAGAGCCTCGCGCTTGCTCTAAGGGTCGAAGGAACCTGACTCAGGATTGGGACTCGCCACTCTCTGTCCCAGAACCTAGAGGCTTGGCTGANNNNNNNNNNNNNNNNNNNNNNNNNNNNNNNNNNNNNNNNNNNNNNNNNNCCCGCCGCAGTCCTGGCTCACTCACACGGGTAGTGGCTGCGCTCCGACTCCAGCCAGGCGGTAGTCTGTGGCTCGCGCCTCACCCGGGGCGGCGCGTCCTGTTCGGGTAAATTCAGGAGGCTGCGCACCGTGAAGCCGAGGCGTCCAGAGGTGGCCATGGCCGAGGAGGGGAAGAAGGTTGGGAGCAGGGTAAACTAGGAACCCAGGGATGGTTGAGGATGCCTCTCCTAAGGATGAAAGTGGGAGGCGCTCTCCATTCGCTGGTCTCGGGATGTCAGCGCCTTTGCGGAGGAATCCCTACTTATATAAACAGCCCTCGCCCCTCGGAGGGCTTTGAAAGCTGAGGTCCGGGTGTCCAGGGTCTTAAGTACCTGAATGAGTGCTGGAGCGAAGCCGGGGCAAGTCCGGAAGGTGCCATctccgcccccgccccgccccgcccggcACCCGCCCCCTTTGCAAGGCTACCTCCCAGAGGTCGCAGGAAGCAAGCCTGGTATTAGCAATTGTCTGATTAGACCAAAGTGGGGACAGATAATGGGGATTGTTACTAGTGAATAACATCTTGGGTGGCGAACAGTGACCACGGTCCTCCCAACCCAGCCCCAGCTTCCTTCTCTCCGGCTGACATGGGGCCTGGGCTGGGTGGTAGAGCCAGGGAGGTGGGGCGACTTATTCCTTGTTTGTTCCCCACCCCCCGACCCCGGAGCTTGCTTGAGGGAATGGTAGTTTCTCATAATTATTTGGAAAGTGATTTATAACTACATTAAACTGGAGCGCTTTTTATGGTAGCATCTCTtagatagcagaggatggtctggTCTTTCCAGATGTCTGAGGCACATGTTTTGCAGTTTTGCAGgagtctaaacacacacacacacacacacacacacacacacacacacacacacacacacaccacaccacacagtcTGAAAGGGCTGGGAGTTTAAGGGAGAGCTCTGGCTGgacctgtgtctgtctcctcaggCCTACAAAATGGAGACGACAGCCAAAAATCCAGGTTCCGAGATGCCTATCCTGGTCTGGCCTCTAAGGATCCCGAGTCTGGTGTTCTGTGGCTGAGCTTCTCCGCTGGAGGACCCAAGGGTTGTAGCAGATTTTAGGGTGGCCTACCAAAGCGTTCAGGCTTCCTTGGTATTGTCACTCGGGCTTCGTCCCTGTCCCTCATCTCCCTGTCACCAAAGTCAGTGCCAGTTTCCGAGTTAGCAGCATAGGAAGGGGCAGTGAGTGGTCTGTGTTGCTCACTGCTCACAGTGTAGCAGACCACAGCACAGCTGCCCTGCCTGGCATCAGAATGCACAGATAGGCAGAATTAGCAACAGGCCTGCTGAAAAGAAATGTGCCTGGCAGGAGATGTCTCCCAGATGCTCCAGTCCCTAACTGAGCACAGATAGAATGGTCCACGTGGAAGGCTGGTGGAGCGGGTAGGAGAGGGTAGAATCCAGCAGGAATAGGCACATTCTGTTGGCCTCTAGCCTTCCTCTGGCTTCAGTCTAGCGCTTGAGTGCGCTCTCAGAAGCCTTTCTATCCAGCTAGTTATTTGGATTACtggtttttttaatttcaggggcGAGAGCTGCCTTTGGGTAGCCGCACCGGAGAACCAGGCTTTGCTGAGGCTGAATTCGAACCCGACAAGGGCGTGGCGCCCCGCCCCCCTCACTCAGCCTGCCCTCCACCCCCAGCTGCAATCCTACCAAGCGTGCCTGAAGTGGCCAGTGGCACCGCGCGCTGGGTGGTCGGGCGGAGGCTAGCCCACTACAGGCCAACTGCTAGGCAGCAAACAAAGGGGAAATGGAGCTGGGA is a window from the Mastomys coucha isolate ucsf_1 unplaced genomic scaffold, UCSF_Mcou_1 pScaffold6, whole genome shotgun sequence genome containing:
- the Nkx2-8 gene encoding homeobox protein Nkx-2.8 gives rise to the protein MATSGRLGFTVRSLLNLPEQDAPPRVRREPQTTAWLESERSHYPSSDESGLETSPADSSQLTSLGRASPGADPEKRKKRRVLFSKAQTLELERRFRQQRYLSAPEREHLARLLRLTPTQVKIWFQNHRYKLKRGRAPGITESADMAASADLHAAPGLLRRVMVPVLVPDRSPCNGRGEGSAAVPQDKCSARPAATACPVPGYAAFGPGSALGLFPAYQHLAPPALVSWNW